A genomic segment from Malaclemys terrapin pileata isolate rMalTer1 chromosome 1, rMalTer1.hap1, whole genome shotgun sequence encodes:
- the LOC128833098 gene encoding olfactory receptor 52N2-like has translation MRDSNTTDFTNPSTFILLGIPGLEAAHVWLSIPFCTMYVTAILGNLTIVFVVKREPTLRAPMYYFICMLAITDLVLSTSMLPKMLSIFWFNSREIDFSACLTQMYFIRCFSVVESGILVAMALDRYVAIFNPLRYSTTLANPMVAKIGLAVVLCSGMLILPYPLLTREWPYCKSNIIPDTHCTHITVVKQACADTHISSYYSLFVLFCVKGLDMVLIAVSYIQVLRAIFSLPTRDADLKTFGTCSSHLCSILVFYIPGLFSSLTYRFGQNVPLHFRVLIGNVNLLVPPTLNPIIYGVRTKQIRDRLLRFFSDKDI, from the coding sequence catcctgctgggcattcctggcctggaggcagcccatgtctggctctccatccccttctgcaccatgtatGTCACAGCCATCTTGGGGAACTTGACCATCGTGTTTGTTGTGAAGAGGGAGCCGACGCTCCGTGCCCCCATGTACTATTTCATCTGCATGCTGGCCATCACGGACCTGGTCCTTTCTACATCCATgctgcccaaaatgctgagcatcttctggtttaattccagggagatcgatttcagtgcctgtctcacccagatgtactttaTTCGCTGCTTCTCAGTGGTGGAGTCTGGGATTCTCGTGGCCATGGCTTTGgatcgctatgtggccatctTCAATCCCCTGAGATATTCCACCACCCTGGCAAACCCCATGGTGGCCAAGATTGGCCTGGCTGTGGTGTTGTGCAGTGGCATGCTCATACTACCGTATCCCCTCCTGACGAGGGAATGGCCATATTGCAAAAGCAACATCATCCCTGACACACACTGCACGCACATAACTGTGGTGAAGCAAGCTTGTGCCGATACCCACATCAGTAGTTACTATAGCCTCTTTGTGCTATTCTGTGTGAAGGGTCTGGATATGGTTTTAATTGCTGTGTCCTATATCCAGgtcctcagggccatcttcagtCTTCCCACAAGGGATGCCGAtctcaagacttttgggacctgcagctcccatctctGTTCCATCTTAGTCTTTTACATCCCaggtctcttctcctccctcacgTACCGGTTTGGCCAGAATGTGCCCCTGCATTTCCGTGTTCTCATTGGCAACGTGAACCTCCTGGTGCCCCCCAcgctaaaccccatcatctacggtgtgaggaccaaacagatccgggacaggctgctccGGTTCTTTAGTGATAAAGACATCTGA